The DNA window TTGGGTGGACGGGTATCCGTTGTGGGAGGGGACAAGACGATGTTAGGGTTGCGACAGAGCGCAACCCTCCAGGGGGTGGATGGGCACGCTTACGATGAAAGGTAAACTTACTGGATATGGACAACCCGACACCATCACTCAACGAGAATCCCTGGCGCGACCCGGAACGGCAACATCCGGCGCATCACGCACCCATACCGCATCATAACCAATCCATCCTCATCTTCCTGACGGTATGCGCGGAGAAACGGAAACCGATTTTTGCCAATCCCGAGGCGATGAAAGCCGTGATTGCGGCTTGGTGTGAGGCCGAGGCCTGGATGGTTGGCAGGTATGTGTTCATGCCTGATCATATCCATTTGTTTTGCGCGCCGCATGACCCGACGGTTCCGGTGACAAAATGGGTCAAGTATTGGAAAAGCATGGCCTCCCGTCATTGGCCCCGGCCTGTGGAGCAACCGATCTGGCAGCCTGATTGTTGGGATACCCAATTGCGACGCGGCGAGAGTTACACCGCCAAATGGCATTACGTGCGGATGAATCCGGTGCGTAAGGGATTGGTGAAAACCCCGGATGATTGGGCGTACGGCGGAGAAATGAACGTGTTGGAGTGGCATGAGTAGAACGAAGACCATATTAGGGT is part of the Verrucomicrobiota bacterium genome and encodes:
- a CDS encoding transposase, which encodes MDNPTPSLNENPWRDPERQHPAHHAPIPHHNQSILIFLTVCAEKRKPIFANPEAMKAVIAAWCEAEAWMVGRYVFMPDHIHLFCAPHDPTVPVTKWVKYWKSMASRHWPRPVEQPIWQPDCWDTQLRRGESYTAKWHYVRMNPVRKGLVKTPDDWAYGGEMNVLEWHE